The genome window TACTGGTGCGACAATACCCGATAACGTGCGAAGCTGAGTTAGATCGGTTTCACTCACTTTGGTCCAGGCGATTGGACGAATGTGCGTTTCCGATGGTGCTTGCTCTTGTGTACAACCTAAAATCGTTAATGAAATCAGTAGGAATAATAAAGTACGCATAGTGTTTCCAGTAATAGTGTTTATCCTTAAATAAAGATAAAAGCAGAGTTAAGTTAATTGGTACTGATGAGTACCGAATATTATGGTACTATGTAGTACCAAAGTCAATTGATTAAATAGTAATAGCTGGTTTGATTATGGTAAGCGATAGAAAAATATGCCAATTAACGTTATCGGAAAGAGGAAAAAAGATCCTTGCTGTTGCCCAAAATTTGTTTCTTGAGCACGGCTTTGATCATACTTCTCTGGAAATGATCATCAGTGAATCAGGAGGCTCAAGGCGTTCTATTTATGATGAGTTCGGTAATAAACAAGGGCTGCTAATGGCAGTGATGAAACTAAAAATCAATTCCCAGCTCGACGTATTAGCGTCAATTGATTACCAAAAGCCGATGGATAAAGCGTTAAAAGATATTTGTTCTCGCTTTGTTCAAGGTTTTGTTTCACCAACTATGTTGTCACTGTTTCGTCTGGTTGCACAGTTAGTGGTAAAAATCCCGGAAATTGGCGAGCTCATTTATCAGGAGGGTCCGTTAAGAGGAGTAACTCCATTGGCTGATTACTTACAACACTTGTCTGAACAGGGACAATTAGCGATTGATGAACCACATTTTGCGGCACAAATGTTGATTGAAATGTGTAAAGGCCGGCTGCATATTCAGGCAATTTTGTTACCTAATCATAGGATATCTCAGCAAGAAATTGAGCAGCATGTGGATAAGGCTGTTAACGTGTTTCTCAAAGCCTATAGTCGCTAGTTGATAAAGTAATTGAATAAATTATCAACAAATAAACGCCTGATAGTGAAAAACTATTGCGTCTGTAAGGATATTTCGTATAATGCCTGCCACTTCAATTACTTTCGGTAATTGCTAGTCACTGTGTCGCCGGAGTGGTGGAATTGGTAGACACGACGGATTCAAAATCCGTTGCTTTTGCGAGCGTGACGGTTCAAGTCCGTCCTCCGGTACCATTATTAAGACCTTGCTTTTGCAAGGTTTTTTTATGTCCGAAATGTACTAATCTTTATAATCTTAAAGTATCTATAAATCCATGTAGACCTAATGTAGACCCTACGTGATATACCATTCACAGTTAAATTTTATTACTTATTTGAGTTTCTGGAAAGGTAGCTATTCTCCTCCTTAATAAGTTGTTCAATATTGCTCGGGGTATTCATCACGTCATTGATGACTGATCCGTATATTCTCTTTATTAACCGATATATCAAGTAGGTAACGATAAGTCCTAACAGTGTATAGGGGATGAAGTAACATACTAGTGCTATTAGCATTAATACGATAACAGTCACTTCAATAGCATATACAACCTTAGCGTAAGCTGCTTTTAACGTGCTTGAGGTAGAGTTAATCATAGTGATTTCCTTATAGTATGGTGTTGATAATTAGGGGTTAAAATGGAGCCGCTGAAAACGACATATGGCAAGTGATATAGAGTAGTAATAGTTGTGACTACCAAAAGGTATATTGTTAGCTGAATAGCTTATGGTACAAAGCCATGTGTCTTTTGAAGTGGCAGTTTGGTTTTATTGGATTGCTAGTGCCTGTGTTCTATGACAATAGGGAAGTGATAATGTCGTTTATGTCCTTAAATACAAAAAGAGCGAAGCGATAGTTGCTTTAGTCCAATATTACGGAGTAATAAGGTAAATGAATATATTTATACCCGGGGGCAAGTTCAGAGGGCACCCCCTATATTATATATCGCTAATTACCGCACTAGGGCTACAGCTAATAGAATTTAAAAACAGTAATATCTATATTAAAGCTGCCAATTTGTTATGGTATTTATACTTATTTGACCTAGTCTACAGACGAATATATTAAGTACTCTAAATTTCTCGTAAATTCAAAACCATGTTTTATGCAGTTTTAGCTATAAAAATTAGTGAGTTACTCTTATATTGTTGTTAACATTAGTTTTAATTTAATTATTTTGGTTGCAAAAGCTCTAGTTCTAATAAGGGAATGATAATGAAGTTTGAATTTGGAGACCTGTATAAGTTCATCGTTTCATTAGGCGTAGTCTTAATAACTATATCGATAACAGTGCCTTGGCTCTTTTTAAGAGAACCTTTTGATTTATTAAAAACAGAAGTTGAGATTAAAGCTTTAACAGAAGTAGCACAGAATGTTCTACACAAACGACAAACTTTTGTTTCCTACATATTTACCTTTTTGCCATGGCTATCATTTATAGGTTCAACAGCTGGGATCATCTTTATTTATTTAGGTTTGAAAAAGTGGCAAACCAATCAAAACTATATTGATAGAAAGACAAAGATAGAAGTTGAAATTCAAGAAGGTGCTCTTAGAGAAGCTACTAAGGATGAAATTCAAGAGAAAATAGCTGGTGAAGCTGAAGAAGCTCTTAAAATGGAGAACAGTGAAAATAAAAATGAATTTGGCTCATTCCATTCAAGTCAGGATGACTCTGAAAGTAAGAATGTAGTAGGGTTCAGCACCAGTAATAGATCAATAAATAAATTTACAAACTCGTTCAACAGTATAGAAAATATTATCGCTAATAGATTGTCAGCAATATATCGTGATAGGTATTTAGTTAAAGCTGATATGAGGTTAGGAAACTTCGAAGTTGATATCTTGTTGCAAGGCAATAGCTTACTAGTAAAGGACTATGTTATTGAAGTTAAATATATAAGAAAAGGTTTCAATTTTGGCTGGTTAAAAGAGGCTTTTTTGAAAAACTTATATATGCAAAATGAATACGCTAGAGCGACTAATAAAAAAGCAAATACTTTACTTCTAATAGTTCTAGCTCCTGAAGCTCAAAACGAAGCCAAATATTCTCAATTATTAGAGCGGCTAAAGTTAATTGAAGTAGGTAGAAATGGCAAAGATATAGTTCGCATCATTAATGAAGCAGAATTAACTGAACTTGACGACATAAGTTTAAAAGGTAAATTAAGTATTTAATGCCTTAAAAATCCATATTTGGAATGTTGACGCTTACATCGTCAAAATAATAAGAGAAGCAATAATTATTGCTTCTCTTTAGATTGAAACCTAAATTTAGCTAATTCAATTTGCCACTTCTTAAGTGTTTTAGCTCTTCTCTCTGCGGTATCTTTACTAAGCGACGGACATTGCTCTATAAGAAACTGAGTGGCAGTATCAGGATCTAACTCCTCAAGTGTCTTTTTATTAGCCCATTTAAGCCAAGCCCAACCACATTCACTACTTTCGAACCTTATAGAAGCAATATTCATTTTTTGATCTTTGCTTAATTTTTCAAATTGATAACCAACAGATTGAATGGAGTTGTTTTTAGCCAATAAACCTAACATTCTTGCTGCATGGAGGTAGTACGCTACTTGCCTATCTGTTGTTAAATCAATGCTTTGAGGCGTTATGAAATCCCCTTTGCTTTTTAGTTCTACCACTTTGAAAACTTTGTATAAATCATTGGCTTGAGGAACGAGAGCGCTAGATATCAATGATGAAGATTGATCTTTTAAAGTACTTAGAGCACTTCTTGCTTTCTCTTCTGAAATATTGAGTTCAGCTTCAAACAAGTCTTCTTGGCTAAATTGAATTCTAACTTTACCGTCTATGACTTCTTCAAGGAGGTTCTCAATAGCTCCTATATCAGCGCCTATCTCGTTTAAAGCAGGAAAGGGGTCGTCATTTTCATTTAAAATCTTAAAAACTTGAGAAATGATAGGTATACATTCTTTAATCTTTGGAGACTTAAGTCTAATAATGAATGAACCTGTTCTTGCATCAACAGGAATTAAAGGAGAAGGAGTATAGTCGAGCTTTTTGAGAATTGACTTATACAAGTTAGAAAAAGCGTCTGATACCTTTGCAACAGCTCCAAGAGTTGGCTTAGT of Thalassotalea insulae contains these proteins:
- a CDS encoding TetR/AcrR family transcriptional regulator, with amino-acid sequence MVSDRKICQLTLSERGKKILAVAQNLFLEHGFDHTSLEMIISESGGSRRSIYDEFGNKQGLLMAVMKLKINSQLDVLASIDYQKPMDKALKDICSRFVQGFVSPTMLSLFRLVAQLVVKIPEIGELIYQEGPLRGVTPLADYLQHLSEQGQLAIDEPHFAAQMLIEMCKGRLHIQAILLPNHRISQQEIEQHVDKAVNVFLKAYSR
- a CDS encoding DUF6575 domain-containing protein, encoding MSVLPNTPYFGKLEISHVYEYYEGPRLFNATNGAGNNYIAFWIDTDNESDHWLYSSISEEKLELLNSAKIKLRDIYTYPEDILFRVRTFFNPNMHSEIVALSPNQVTEEILPPSDFYLEKSDTGQETFEVKSLENISELYVRGSTNKTKPTLGAVAKVSDAFSNLYKSILKKLDYTPSPLIPVDARTGSFIIRLKSPKIKECIPIISQVFKILNENDDPFPALNEIGADIGAIENLLEEVIDGKVRIQFSQEDLFEAELNISEEKARSALSTLKDQSSSLISSALVPQANDLYKVFKVVELKSKGDFITPQSIDLTTDRQVAYYLHAARMLGLLAKNNSIQSVGYQFEKLSKDQKMNIASIRFESSECGWAWLKWANKKTLEELDPDTATQFLIEQCPSLSKDTAERRAKTLKKWQIELAKFRFQSKEKQ